CCATCCGCTGCTCGTCGATGCCGCCCGGGAGGCGATCGCCGCCGGCGAGCCCGGCTCGGCGGCCGCCCGAGCCGAGTCCCTCTCCCGCACCCTGCTGGGCCCGGTGATCAACGCGACCGGCGTGCTGCTGCACACCAACCTCGGCCGGGCGCCGCTCGGTCCCAAGGCCGAGTCGCCGACGATGAGGGGCGTCAACCTCGAGCTCGACTTGGCGACGGGCCGGCGCGGATCGCGCCAGTCCCACACCGCGGCGCTGCTGGCGCGAGCGGCCAGCTGTGAGGCGGCGATGGTCGTCAACAACGGCGCAGCCGCGGTCCTGCTGGTGCTGACCGTGCTCGCCCGGGACCGCCCGGTGGTGGTCAGCCGGGGTGAGCTGGTCGAGATCGGCGGCGGCTTTCGCATTCCCGACGTGATGGCCGCCTCTGGCGCCCGCCTCGTCGAGGTCGGTACCACCAATCGCACGCGCCGGTCCGACTACGCCGTCACCCTGTCGGACGAGCCGGCGTTGGTGCTGGAGGTGCACCAGTCGAACTACCGCGTCGTCGGGTTCACCGAGTCCGCGTCGGTAGCCGAGCTGGTGACGCTCGGCCCCCCGGTCGTCGTCGACATCGGTTCGGGGCTCCTCGACGAGCGGACGCCGTGGATGCCGGCCGGGCCCCCGCGGTGGCTGGCCGGGGAGCCGGCAGCCCGCCAGACCCTCGAGGCCGGGGCCGCCCTGGTGACGTTCTCCGGAGACAAGCTCCTCGGCGGCCCCCAGGCGGGTGTGATCGCCGGGCGGGCCGACCTGGTGGCCGCCTGCGCCCGCCATCCCCTGGCCCGGGCGCTGCGCCCGGGAGGCCTGGTGCTCGGCGCCCTCCAGGACACGCTCCTGGCCTATCTACGCCGCGACGCGGCCGCGATTCCCTTCTGGCGCATGGCCTCGGCGGAGGTGGCCGAGCTCCGCCGTCGGGCGACGAGCCTGGGCGTCGGCGATCCCGTCGAGTGCTCGTCGGTCGCCGGCGGGGGATCGCTGCCCGGCCTGGACATCCCCTCGGCGGGCGTTGCCCTCGACGGGGACCATACGGCCGCCCTCAGGGCCCACGACCCACCTGTGATCGCACGGGTCACCGAGGATCGCACCGTGGCCGACCTGCGCACCGTCGACCCCGGCGACGACCCCGTCCTGGCCAAGGCGCTCGCCGGGGCGGCCAGGCCGCGGGCGGACTAGTGCACGTCCTCGCCACGGCCGGCCACGTCGACCACGGCAAGTCGACCCTCGTCAAGGCGCTGACCGGCACCGACCCCGACCGCCTCGCCGAGGAACGCGAGCGGGGGCTCACCATCGATCTGGGCTTCGCCTGGACACAGCTGCCGTCGGGCGCCGAGCTGGCGTTCGTCGACGTGCCCGGCCACATTCGGTTCATCAAGAACATGCTGGCGGGGGTGGGGGCGGTAGACGCCTGCCTGTTCGTCGTGGCTGCCACCGAGGGCTGGAAGCCCCAGTCGGAGGAGCACCTGCGCATCCTGGAGCTGCTGGGCGTGCGCCGCGGGCTGGTGGCCCTGACGAAGGTCGCCGGCCTCGACGACGAGTGGCGCGAGCTGGCCCGATTGGATGTGGCCGACCACGTGGACAGCACGTTCCTGGCCGATGCCGAGGTCGTCGCGGTCGACGCCCCGGGCGGGCTCGGAGTCGACG
The DNA window shown above is from Acidimicrobiales bacterium and carries:
- the selA gene encoding L-seryl-tRNA(Sec) selenium transferase; its protein translation is MRPPSVDSLARSLADTGLPHPLLVDAAREAIAAGEPGSAAARAESLSRTLLGPVINATGVLLHTNLGRAPLGPKAESPTMRGVNLELDLATGRRGSRQSHTAALLARAASCEAAMVVNNGAAAVLLVLTVLARDRPVVVSRGELVEIGGGFRIPDVMAASGARLVEVGTTNRTRRSDYAVTLSDEPALVLEVHQSNYRVVGFTESASVAELVTLGPPVVVDIGSGLLDERTPWMPAGPPRWLAGEPAARQTLEAGAALVTFSGDKLLGGPQAGVIAGRADLVAACARHPLARALRPGGLVLGALQDTLLAYLRRDAAAIPFWRMASAEVAELRRRATSLGVGDPVECSSVAGGGSLPGLDIPSAGVALDGDHTAALRAHDPPVIARVTEDRTVADLRTVDPGDDPVLAKALAGAARPRAD